The region TCAGCCGTTCATTTATCAGAATTGCCGATGCCGCTTTTTTTGAGTTTCTTCAATTATTGATCACGGGAATTGGAGCGATTATAATCACATCATTTATTTCGCCGATGATTTCCCTGATAATCACCGGCTGGATAATTATATTTGCAGCCTTTAATATTTTATTTCAAGTGCGCGTCAAAATTAAATACGATATCGCCGCCGCCGCCGCGGATTCTAAAACAACCGGACTTCTTGCGGACAACATTACCAATTACAGCCCGATTTCCCTGTTCAACGGTTATAAACGCGAATCGGCGCTATTAAAGGAAACCGTTAACGATCAAGCGAGAAAATTATGCTTTTCATGGGATTTATGGATTGTTATTAATGCCATCCAAATCGCGTTAACTTATACGATCGAATTTTTCATATTCTATTACGGCATTATTTTCTGGCGGCAAGACCTGATCACGGCAGGCACATTTGTTTTGATGCAAATTTACATTATCGGAATCGCGCAGCAATTCTGGGGATTGAATCGAACCGTGCGCGAGGTTTATGAAAGTATCGCCGATTCCAAAGAAATGGTGGAGATTATGGCTTTGCCGCACGAAATCAAGGATGTGGCCGCGGCAAAGGAATTAAAAGATGTTGAAGGGGGTATCGAATTCAAAGAAGTTAATTTCAGCTTCAACGAAACTCGCAGTGTTTTAAAAGATATCAATTTGGTTATCAGCGCCGGAGAAAAAGTTGCCTTGGTTGGGCCGTCGGGAACCGGCAAAACCACATTCACGGGATTGCTTTTGCGGCTTTTTGATCCAGCCGGCGGCGCGATTTTCATTGACGGACAAAATATCCATAATGTCACCTTGGAAAGCTTGCGCGCGAGTATCAGCCTGGTGCCGCAGGATCCGGTTTTATTCCACCGAACGATTATGGAAAACATCCGCTATGGAAAACCTCAAGCAACCGACAAAGAGGTGATTACCGCGGCCAAACTCGCTCATTGCGATGAATTTGTCGATTCAATGCCATTGAAATACGAAACATTGGTGGGAGAACGAGGAGTCAAACTTTCCGGCGGCGAGCGCCAGCGCGTCGCCATTGCCCGCGCCATTCTGAAGAACGCGCCGATATTGGTGCTGGATGAAGCCACTTCCAGCCTTGATTCGCAATCCGAAATGCTGATTCAGGACGCCTTGGACAAATTGATGTCCAGATGCACCACCATCGCCATCGCGCACCGCTTGAGCACAATCCGCAAAATGGATCGCATCATCGTAATGGACAATGGCACTATCATCGAACAAGGCACGCACCAAGGTTTGATCCGCAGAAAAGGAGGTATCTACAAAAATCTCTGGTCCCTCCAAGCCGGCGGCTTTATCGAATAAAACCTGAACCTTGAATCTTAACCAAGGCCTCACCCCTATAAAAACATAGTTTTTATAGGGGTGAGGCCTTTTCAAGTCCATGTTATATTTTTGCCATTTTACTTGACAAATTTACAATTCTGTGCTATCATTGTGGTAGACTGTAGGGATATGGCATGAAATGCCGCCCCTATGGAGGTATTAAAAATGAGAAAGATAGTTATAGCACTGGCAATTTTTGCCAGTATAATGGGCGCAGTAAGCGCTCAAGATGGTTATGGGGGATATTTCACCCTGAATGGCTCACACACTGTTACATTCAACGGTGTGACAATATCAGCGCTTTCCAGTGCTGAAGGAATTCAGATCAATGTAAGCACTGACGCGACCCAGGAAAAAAATGTTTGGGTTCAAGTGGGAAATATTTCACAGAAACTCCCGCTGAACCCAGAGAACGGGTTCAAGAACTCGACCGTTCTCTATGGATATGGGAATTCAACCGCAATGGTTGAATATTCCTGGTAATAACCTCCTTCCTCATTTTCTAAATTTTTTGGAAACTGGATTGGAGGTTTTTTGTTACATTGATTCTTTATATTTTTCGCCTAATCAAAGGTTTTTTGAAAAATGCGCTGATTTTGGTGTTGGATGAAGCCACTTCAAGCCTGGACTCGCAATCAGAAATGCTCATTCAGGACGCCCTAAACAAGTTGATATCCAGATGCACCACCATCGCCATCGCGCACCGTCTCTCCACCATCCGCAAAATGGACCGGATCATCGTAATGGACAACGGCGCCATCGCCGAACAAGGCACTCACGCCGGCCTGCT is a window of Candidatus Nealsonbacteria bacterium DGGOD1a DNA encoding:
- a CDS encoding ABC transporter ATP-binding protein/permease — encoded protein: MNDYPEVTTKMVLAEFWKGVKPHKRLFWGSLICFSISFAINVFVPIFYKDFFDTLESFSDKNESTPILIRIISIIALLHSINWVFGRISVLMANRLEAKVSSLLKQNSFNYLILHSRNFFANNFSGSLVQKINRFSRSFIRIADAAFFEFLQLLITGIGAIIITSFISPMISLIITGWIIIFAAFNILFQVRVKIKYDIAAAAADSKTTGLLADNITNYSPISLFNGYKRESALLKETVNDQARKLCFSWDLWIVINAIQIALTYTIEFFIFYYGIIFWRQDLITAGTFVLMQIYIIGIAQQFWGLNRTVREVYESIADSKEMVEIMALPHEIKDVAAAKELKDVEGGIEFKEVNFSFNETRSVLKDINLVISAGEKVALVGPSGTGKTTFTGLLLRLFDPAGGAIFIDGQNIHNVTLESLRASISLVPQDPVLFHRTIMENIRYGKPQATDKEVITAAKLAHCDEFVDSMPLKYETLVGERGVKLSGGERQRVAIARAILKNAPILVLDEATSSLDSQSEMLIQDALDKLMSRCTTIAIAHRLSTIRKMDRIIVMDNGTIIEQGTHQGLIRRKGGIYKNLWSLQAGGFIE